Genomic DNA from Deinococcus misasensis DSM 22328:
CATGTGGAAATCAGAAACCGAATCTTGCACTGAGGGCAAACGTGTTGTTCTTGACCGAGAGGTCCACAGAGCTCATGTTCTCCATGTCGAAGTAGTACCGGAAGCCTGCATGGTAACCCAACTGAAAACCTCCGGTGCCAAAACCGGGGTAAACCCCAGCATTGACCGTGAACTCCGTGAAATCAAAGGAAATCAGGGGTCCAGCGTGAATGCCCCAGAAGTCTGTGCCTGCATTCACATCGGCGCGCAAGGCCACGGCCATGGGAGGATCGACACTCAGGGAGGGGAACAGCAAAGCTTTGACGGCAAACTCTCCGCCGAATTTCTGGGTGGTGAAGTTGTAGCGTGCTGAACTCTCAAATCCCACATCCACAGGGAAATCCAGAGACACTGGATATTCCACGCCAATTTGTGCAGTGGAGGGGTAGACGTAACCGAATTCAAAGGCTTTTTCAACATATGCGCTTGGACTGGCGGCAGCCAGACCACTGAGGGCCAGCAGTACAGTGAGGGTTTTTTTCATGGTCAACTCCGTTTTCATGCTTACGGCTTGGACGTCACCGTTTGGTCAAGAATATCATGCAGGTTTTTGGCTGGATGAGTTGATGGCCTGCTGAGAAGACGTTCACGGGTTTTGCAGGAGGTAAACCCTCAGGAGATTCCCCACCCCCACCTTTTCCAGCGTGGAATTCCACTGGCCCGTTTGCACATCCAGTCTTTGCCCTTGGAGGTTCAGTTCTTGAGGATCGCCCCAGAGGGTCAGAACCACCTGCCCATTCTGCAGTTTCCATGCCTGATGGTATACCGTGCCTGTGTTTTGCTGTGGGAAATCCATGCTCTGGAGGTGGCCTTGCAACACCCTCAGCAGGTTTTTCAAGGCTGTGAAGGCAGGTTTGGGTTGTCCTTGCAGGTCCAGCAGACCGTAAAATTGATCTCTTCTGGAGGCCCTTTCATCCAGATCGGTCAGGGTGAACAGATAAAGGCGTTCAAAGCCCATCTGTGTGGAAAGCAGCACCCGTTTGAGCAGAAAATCTGCTTGCTGCTCTGGAGTGATGAGGGGTTGTTCTTCGATGGGTCCTGTGTAGGTGGACCAGCCAAACTCGGTGGCCCAGACGGTTTTTCCTGTTCTCTTCAGGGTTTCATTGACGGTGCGCGTTCGGTTCAAAAAGAACTCTGGGTCAGGGCTGTAAGCGGTCAGGCCTTCTGGCGTGAAAGAGTAGGGATGGTAAGCCACCGTCTGTATTCCATCCAGAGCATGGTTGTCCAGCAAGCGTTTGAGCAAGAAAGAACCATCTGGAAGCTCACTCCAGTAAGCCATGCCAGCAGGCAGCACTTCTGTGGGCACGTTTTTCAGGGTTTTCAAACTGGTTTGCAGCAGTTCAGCATAGCTTTGGGCGGTGTTTGCTGGGCTTGTGCTTCTCCATGACGCAGGCAAATTCGGTTCGTTCCAGACCTGCCAGTGGGTCACCTCGGGGTACCGCTGGGCCAGCTTTTTCAGGTAGAGGGCAAAATCCTGTGGATCTCTGGGAGGATGCTGGTCCGGGTAGGGATCTCCTGCCTTTGCACTGCTGGCATGGGCTGCGCTTCCCGTCAGGAACAGGAGGGGTTTTAGACCGTGTGCTCTGGCCTTTTGCATCACGGGATCCAGACACTGTTCCAGAAAAGCGTCGTTGCCTTTTTCGGGCTCCAGAATGTCCCAGTGCAAGTCCATCCTGAAATGCTTCAGGCCCAGAGCCTGCACCTGCTCCATCAGGTCATCCACTCTGGACTCAGCAGAATGCACAGGATTCTGTGG
This window encodes:
- a CDS encoding cellulase family glycosylhydrolase, with translation MQLKFSFLTLFCALTLGGGQAQSAPPNPFQFEDFLGVNAQFLWFQNCPQNPVHSAESRVDDLMEQVQALGLKHFRMDLHWDILEPEKGNDAFLEQCLDPVMQKARAHGLKPLLFLTGSAAHASSAKAGDPYPDQHPPRDPQDFALYLKKLAQRYPEVTHWQVWNEPNLPASWRSTSPANTAQSYAELLQTSLKTLKNVPTEVLPAGMAYWSELPDGSFLLKRLLDNHALDGIQTVAYHPYSFTPEGLTAYSPDPEFFLNRTRTVNETLKRTGKTVWATEFGWSTYTGPIEEQPLITPEQQADFLLKRVLLSTQMGFERLYLFTLTDLDERASRRDQFYGLLDLQGQPKPAFTALKNLLRVLQGHLQSMDFPQQNTGTVYHQAWKLQNGQVVLTLWGDPQELNLQGQRLDVQTGQWNSTLEKVGVGNLLRVYLLQNP